TCTATAATATAATGGCGTTCCCTTTTAATTGAAGAAGATTCAGTTTCCCCTTGATATATTTAGGTCGCTTTTCGTTTTCTGTCGCAGTTTGTCCACATCTCAGGCGAAATAAAGGCGCCGAAATGCTTTGCGCAGCTCCCGATTGCATGTGGGACAGCGGGGGCTTTGAATGGTCGCCGTCAACCACGATAGGCACGGCTCGCAAAGGATATGGCTACATGCTGGGGCCATGGCGCAACCATCGGTGAACTTCTTTCGACACACGCTGCAGAAAGGGTAGGACAGCTTCTCTGTATTCTCTTCATTGGTCTTCTGACGCT
The sequence above is a segment of the Drosophila miranda strain MSH22 chromosome 4, D.miranda_PacBio2.1, whole genome shotgun sequence genome. Coding sequences within it:
- the LOC117188785 gene encoding uncharacterized protein LOC117188785, which produces MGNTKSKISFPSNETMRKLTTTVVRFREASTGGVATTQASTGGQPLIQLLGKSTQPDTEDDDQAGPSAAKRQKTNEENTEKLSYPFCSVCRKKFTDGCAMAPACSHILCEPCLSWLTATIQSPRCPTCNRELRKAFRRLYFA